One genomic window of Calditerrivibrio sp. includes the following:
- the mnhG gene encoding monovalent cation/H(+) antiporter subunit G: MIYITGILVIIGSFLIFVSAVGLIRMPGFYTRIHAAGKTDTLGQILILTGLILYKGFSLISIKLLFILAFVFIANPTATHALAQAAYRMGVPWWRKRRDNSN, translated from the coding sequence TTGATATATATTACTGGTATTTTGGTGATCATCGGGTCGTTTTTAATATTTGTATCAGCAGTAGGGCTTATAAGGATGCCTGGTTTTTACACAAGGATTCATGCTGCTGGCAAGACCGACACTCTGGGGCAGATACTTATTCTCACAGGATTGATTCTTTACAAAGGATTCTCCCTTATATCTATCAAATTGTTGTTTATTCTGGCATTTGTTTTTATAGCTAACCCTACAGCAACTCATGCACTTGCCCAGGCTGCTTACAGAATGGGTGTCCCCTGGTGGAGAAAAAGACGTGACAATAGTAATTGA